A window of the Kineococcus mangrovi genome harbors these coding sequences:
- a CDS encoding SLC13 family permease produces the protein MWWACGVAGALVVVTGLLGRDDLAEVAGRAGPVLAFLLAVTVVAELADAAGVFDAAARLAARVGRGRTWRLWLLVVVLGTLSTVVLSLDTTAVLLTPVVLALAAQLRLDPLPFAVTTVWLANTASLLLPVSNLTNLIALNTLGDLGVRGTVGFTSLSWAPFLAGLLGAVLVLGLTYRRRLRGSYAAPPAAPERDPVLFRTSAVVCLLLAPAFVSGITPAVPAAVAALVLVVLCAVRRREALSLALLPWRTVVLVSGLFLVVEAARVHGLEDLLRPVAGTGEGFADHLQLAGTAALTANVADNLPAYLAVEPLAGSAHRLLAVLIGVNLGPLVTPWASLATLLWLDRCRARGVAISLPRFALLGLVGAGVCVTGATAALQLTR, from the coding sequence GTGTGGTGGGCGTGCGGGGTCGCGGGCGCCCTCGTCGTCGTCACGGGCCTGCTGGGCCGCGACGACCTCGCCGAGGTCGCCGGGCGGGCGGGGCCGGTCCTGGCCTTCCTCCTGGCGGTGACGGTCGTCGCCGAGCTGGCCGACGCGGCCGGGGTGTTCGACGCGGCCGCGCGGCTGGCGGCGCGGGTCGGGCGGGGGCGGACGTGGCGGCTGTGGCTGCTCGTCGTCGTGCTCGGCACCCTGTCGACCGTCGTCCTGTCCCTGGACACGACGGCGGTCCTGCTGACCCCGGTCGTGCTGGCGCTGGCCGCGCAGCTGCGGCTGGACCCGTTGCCGTTCGCGGTGACGACGGTGTGGCTGGCGAACACCGCCTCCCTGCTGCTGCCGGTCTCGAACCTGACCAACCTCATCGCGCTGAACACCCTGGGCGACCTCGGGGTGCGCGGGACGGTGGGCTTCACGTCGCTGTCGTGGGCGCCGTTCCTGGCGGGTCTGCTGGGGGCCGTCCTCGTCCTGGGCCTGACCTACCGGCGGCGGCTGCGCGGGAGCTACGCGGCGCCCCCGGCCGCACCGGAACGGGACCCCGTGCTGTTCCGGACGTCGGCCGTCGTGTGCCTCCTGCTGGCGCCGGCCTTCGTCAGCGGCATCACGCCGGCGGTCCCGGCGGCCGTGGCCGCGCTCGTCCTGGTCGTGCTCTGCGCCGTCCGCCGGCGCGAGGCGCTGTCGCTCGCGCTCCTGCCGTGGCGGACGGTGGTCCTCGTCAGCGGGCTGTTCCTCGTCGTCGAGGCGGCCCGGGTCCACGGCCTGGAGGACCTGCTGCGCCCCGTGGCGGGGACCGGTGAGGGCTTCGCCGACCACCTGCAGCTGGCCGGGACGGCCGCGCTCACGGCGAACGTGGCGGACAACCTGCCCGCCTACCTGGCGGTGGAACCCCTGGCCGGCAGCGCGCACCGGCTGCTGGCCGTCCTCATCGGGGTCAACCTCGGGCCGCTCGTCACGCCGTGGGCCTCGCTGGCGACGCTGCTGTGGCTGGACCGGTGCCGGGCGCGCGGGGTGGCGATCTCGCTGCCGCGGTTCGCCCTCCTCGGGCTCGTCGGGGCGGGCGTCTGCGTCACGGGCGCGACCGCGGCCCTGCAGCTGACCCGCTGA
- a CDS encoding MarR family winged helix-turn-helix transcriptional regulator — MSMYRPRDTPRARLEQDVVDELRDLTATSQRIADAFAHRHGLHPTDLQALIHVMRREVADDPLTAGELAGLLDVTTGAATGVVDRLEKKGHLRRDRGETDRRKVFLRYGEPGQELATAFFGPLGRRSGVVMGDFDDAELGVVRRFLAGMRTAFEEHHREL; from the coding sequence ATGAGCATGTACCGACCGCGCGACACCCCCCGGGCCCGTCTCGAGCAGGACGTCGTCGACGAGCTGCGGGACCTGACCGCCACGTCCCAGCGCATCGCCGACGCCTTCGCCCACCGGCACGGCCTGCACCCCACCGACCTGCAGGCGCTCATCCACGTCATGCGCCGCGAGGTCGCCGACGACCCGCTGACGGCCGGGGAGCTGGCCGGTCTGCTGGACGTCACGACCGGGGCCGCCACCGGTGTCGTTGACCGGCTGGAGAAGAAGGGGCACCTGCGCCGGGACCGTGGCGAGACCGACCGCCGCAAGGTGTTCCTGCGCTACGGCGAACCCGGCCAGGAGCTGGCGACGGCGTTCTTCGGGCCCCTGGGCCGTCGCAGCGGGGTCGTGATGGGCGACTTCGACGACGCCGAGCTCGGCGTCGTCCGCCGCTTCCTCGCCGGGATGCGGACGGCCTTCGAAGAGCACCACCGCGAGCTGTGA